The following proteins come from a genomic window of Nicotiana tomentosiformis chromosome 12, ASM39032v3, whole genome shotgun sequence:
- the LOC138902423 gene encoding uncharacterized protein, with amino-acid sequence MFAWWMYDAGLPFNCVNYTDTFSAFIEAVGQYGPGMKPPIYHEVREPYLKKEVAEVNKIVEEHKVEWNKFGCSIMMDKWTARNGKMIINILVNSPKGSLFLESIVASDSSTDSTKMYSLFKSTIDSIGAENVVQVVTDNASENVKAGDLMSAGYPHIYWTPCAAHSINLIFGDIFKERPFSSIFNQAIRVHSYIVQRSLLLNMMKRFTKQRSLVKPAKTRFTTAFLTLHMMYEQKSNLKKLFILDECTNSAYGREARGRESADIILSPSFWNNVVHALKIGGPLVKVLRFVDGEQRPPMGYLYEAMDRAKEAIQVLFSDQRKYKKVFEIIDKRWDSKLHSPLHAAGLVLNPELFYDNEEKILGDEPLWNGYYEYEEVFEETSDFTWGDVAEAREIGERIYGLRGSTSTSSSRRKGKEAATLSLVDEEEEVEEDDEQYNNDSGIQEFDNLVEE; translated from the exons ATGTTTGCATGGTGGATGTATGATGCAGGTCTTCCTTTTAATTGTGTTAATTATACTGACACTTTTTCTGCTTTTATTGAGGCCGTAGGCCAATATGGTCCAGGAATGAAGCCTCCAATATATCATGAAGTTAGAGAGCCATATCTAAAAAAAGAGGTGGCAGAGGTGAACAAAATCGTGGAAGAGCACAAAGTAGAATGGAACAAGTTTGGTTGTTCCATTATGATGGATAAGTGGACGGCGAGAAATGGAAAAATGATCATCAATATCTTAGTGAATTCTCCTAAGGGAAGCCTATTTCTTGAGTCTATTGTTGCAAGCGACTCTTCGACTGATTCAACCAAAATGTACTCCTTGTTCAAGAGTACAATAGACTCTATTGGAGCAGAAAATGTTGTTCAAGTTGTCACGGACAATGCCAGTGAAAATGTTAAAGCTGGCGATTTAATGTCTGCTGGGTACCCGCATATTTATTGGACTCCGTGTGCAGCACATTCTATTAATTTGATCTTCGGTgacattttcaaggaaagaccctTTAGTTCAATCTTTAATCAGGCAATTAGAGTGCATTCCTATATTGTTCAAAggtctttgttattgaatatgatGAAGAGATTCACTAAACAAAGAAGTTTGGTGAAACCCGCAAAGACAAGATTTACTACTGCTTTCTTGACTTTGCATATGATGTATGAGCAAAAAAGCAATTTGAAGAAGTTGTTTATTTTAGATGAGTGCACTAACAGTGCCTATGGAAGGGAAGCTCGAGGGAGAGAATCTGCAGATATTATACTTTCTCCTTCATTCTGGAACAATgtggttcatgcattgaagattggtGGTCCTTTAGTTAAAGTGCTTCGTTTTGTGGATGGGGAGCAAAGGCCACCAATGGGCTACCTGTACGAAGCAATGGATAGGGCAAAGGAGGCTATTCAAGTCTTGTTTAGTgatcaaagaaaatacaaaaaagtCTTTGAGATCATAGATAAAAGGTGGGATAGTAAGCTTCATAGCCCTTTGCATGCAGCTGGACTTGTTTTGAACCCGGAACTGTTTTATGACAATGAAGAAAAGATTCTAGGAGATGAACCTTTGTGGAATGGATACTATGAAT ATGAAGAAGTATTTGAGGAAACTTCTGATTTCACTTGGGGTGATGTTGCGGAGGCGCGTGAAATTGGGGAGAGGATTTATGGTTTGAGGGGGAGTACCTCAACTTCAAGTTCACGGAGGAAGGGAAAAGAGGCAGCTACTTTGTCCCtagttgatgaagaagaagaagttgaagaagatgacgagcaatataataatgatagtggaatacaagaatttgacaatcttgtagaagaatag
- the LOC104118311 gene encoding 3-oxoacyl-[acyl-carrier-protein] synthase I, chloroplastic-like codes for MQALQSSSLRPSPPTHPFLKPNTHQFTNVKPLKPKKLTPFISASSAPTREKDPKKRVVITGMGLVSVFGNDVDAYYDKLLAGESGISLIDRFDASKFPTRFGGQIRGFKAEGYIDGKNDRRLDDCLRYGIVAGKKALENADLGTDRDKKINKERAGVLVGTGMGGLTVFSDGVQALIEKGHRKISPFFIPYAITNMGSALLAIDVGFMGPNYSISTACATSNYCFYAAANHIRRGEADLMIAGGTEAAMIPIGLGGFVACRALSQRNDDPQTASRPWDKDRDGFVMGEGAGVLVMESLEHAMKRGAPIIAEYLGGAVNCDAYHMTDPRADGLGVSSCILSSLEDAGVSPEEVNYINAHATSTIVGDLAEVNAVKKVFKNPSEIKMNATKSMIGHCLGAAGGLEAIATVKAITTGWLHPSINQFNPEPSVEFDTVANKKQQHEVNVAISNSFGFGGHNSVVVFSAFKP; via the exons ATGCAAGCTCTTCAATCTTCATCCCTCCGCCCttcaccacccacccacccaTTCCTCAAACCCAACACCCACCAATTCACCAATGTAAAGCCATTGAAACCCAAAAAACTCACTCCGTTTATCTCAGCTTCATCAGCTCCCACGCGCGAGAAAGACCCGAAGAAGCGCGTGGTCATAACTGGGATGGGCCTTGTTTCTGTTTTTGGCAATGACGTTGATGCTTACTATGATAAATTATTAGCTGGTGAAAGTGGGATTAGTCTAATTGATCGATTTGATGCCTCGAAATTCCCAACTAGATTTGGTGGACAAATTAGAGGGTTTAAAGCTGAAGGTTATATTGATGGTAAAAATGATAGAAGGCTTGATGATTGTCTTAGATATGGTATTGTTGCTGGGAAAAAAGCTCTTGAAAATGCGGATCTTGGTACTGACAGAGATAAAAAG ATCAATAAGGAGCGAGCTGGTGTTTTGGTAGGAACAGGAATGGGTGGTCTTACTGTTTTTTCAGATGGCGTCCAAGCCTTAATCGAAAAGGGTCACAGGAAAATTTCTCCATTTTTTATACCATATGCCATAACAAACATGGGTTCGGCCTTGCTTGCAATTGATGTTGGTTTCATGGGACCGAACTATTCAATTTCAACTGCTTGTGCTACCTCCAACTATTGTTTCTATGCTGCTGCAAACCACATTCGTCGCGGTGAAGCTGATTTGATGATAGCTGGTGGAACTGAAGCTGCCATGATTCCCATTGGATTAGGAGGTTTTGTCGCATGTAGAGCTTTGTCTCAAAGAAATGATGATCCACAAACTGCTTCTAGACCGTGGGACAAAGATAGAGACGGCTTTGTTATGGGAGAGGGGGCTGGAGTTTTG GTGATGGAAAGTTTAGAGCATGCAATGAAGCGAGGAGCACCCATAATTGCAGAATATTTGGGTGGAGCAGTAAACTGTGATGCTTATCACATGACTGACCCCAGAGCTGATGGACTCGGTGTTTCTTCATGTATTCTTAGCAGCCTTGAAGATGCTGGAGTGTCACCAGAAGAg GTTAATTACATCAATGCTCATGCAACTTCCACCATAGTTGGTGATCTAGCTGAGGTAAATGCTGTTAAGAAGGTATTCAAGAACCCTTCAGAGATCAAAATGAATGCAACCAAG TCCATGATAGGCCATTGCCTGGGTGCTGCTGGTGGCCTGGAAGCTATTGCAACAGTTAAAGCCATTACAACTGGCTGGCTGCATCCTTCCATAAACCAATTC AATCCCGAGCCTTCAGTTGAGTTTGATACTGTCGCAAACAAGAAACAGCAGCACGAGGTCAATGTTG CAATATCAAATTCATTTGGTTTTGGTGGTCACAACTCCGTTGTCGTTTTTTCTGCATTCAAGCCCTGA